The proteins below are encoded in one region of Hordeum vulgare subsp. vulgare chromosome 3H, MorexV3_pseudomolecules_assembly, whole genome shotgun sequence:
- the LOC123439427 gene encoding xyloglucan endotransglycosylase/hydrolase protein 8-like: protein MARRLLAVLAVALALLQAASAKSWLDKRFNTDGTVRTGYDASGQQVVMLNLNQQSGAAGFNSKQQYLYGEFSIQMKLIPGNSAGTVSCFYLSSGDDEWRDEIDMEFMGNSSGHPVVLNTNVWANGDGKKEHQFDLWFDPAADYHTYTIIWNPENILFKVDNLFIRSFKRFAGLPYPTSKPMRLHATLWDGSYWATEKGKIPINWSNAPFVVSYRNYYANACVSGGACHAGSDRWMKKQLDGAEWGTVKWAERSYMRYNYCEDGYRFPQGLPAECNRY, encoded by the exons ATGGCACGGCGTCTTCTCGCTGTGCTCGCCGTGGCTCTTGCGCTCTTGCAGGCCGCCTCGGCCAAGTCCTGGCTCGACAAGAGGTTCAACACGGACGGCACCGTCCGCACGGGATACGACGCCTCGGGCCAGCAGGTGGTGATGCTCAACCTCAACCAGCAATCCGGCGCCGCCGGCTTCAACTCCAAGCAGCAGTACCTCTATGGTGAGTTCAGCATCCAGATGAAGCTCATCCCGGGGAACTCCGCTGGCACCGTCTCCTGCTTCTAC CTTTCTTCCGGTGACGACGAGTGGCGCGACGAGATCGACATGGAGTTCATGGGCAACTCCAGCGGCCATCCGGTGGTGCTCAACACGAACGTGTGGGCCAACGGCGACGGCAAGAAGGAGCACCAGTTCGACCTCTGGTTCGACCCCGCCGCCGACTACCACACCTACACCATCATCTGGAACCCGGAGAACATCCTGTTCAAGGTGGACAACCTCTTCATCCGATCCTTCAAGCGCTTCGCCGGCCTGCCCTACCCTACCTCCAAGCCCATGAGGCTGCACGCCACGCTCTGGGACGGCAGCTACTGGGCGACCGAGAAGGGCAAGATCCCCATCAACTGGTCCAACGCGCCATTCGTTGTCTCGTACCGCAACTACTACGCCAACGCCTGCGTCAGCGGCGGCGCGTGCCATGCCGGCAGTGACAGGTGGATGAAGAAGCAGCTCGACGGCGCCGAATGGGGCACCGTGAAGTGGGCGGAGCGAAGTTACATGCGGTACAACTACTGCGAGGATGGGTACAGGTTCCCACAGGGGCTTCCCGCCGAGTGCAACCGCTACTGA
- the LOC123439428 gene encoding xyloglucan endotransglycosylase/hydrolase protein 8-like — MALRSLAVLAVVLVALSQAASVKPWLDDKFNTDGNVRTGYDVSGQQVVTLSLDQHSGAGFNSDEQYLYGEFSIQMKLIPGNSAGTVSCFYLSSGDGDGHDEIDMEFMGNSSGPGHPVVLNTNVWVNGDGKKEHQFDLWFDPAADYHTYTIIWNPENILFKVDNLFIRSFKRFAGIPYAGSKPMRLHATLWDGSYWATEKGKVPIDWSNAPFNVLYKNYYANACASGGACHAGSDGWMNRQLDGSEWGTVKWAEQNYMRYNYCADGYRFPQGFPAECSRY; from the exons ATGGCACTGCGTTCTCTGGCCGTGCTCGCGGTCGTCTTGGTGGCGCTCTCGCAGGCCGCCTCGGTCAAGCCCTGGCTCGATGACAAGTTCAACACGGACGGCAATGTCCGGACGGGATACGACGTTTCTGGGCAGCAAGTGGTGACGCTCAGCCTCGACCAGCACTCAGGCGCCGGCTTCAACTCCGATGAGCAATACCTCTACGGTGAGTTCAGCATCCAGATGAAGCTCATCCCGGGAAACTCGGCCGGCACCGTATCCTGCTTCTAC CTTTCTTCCGGTGATGGAGACGGGCACGACGAGATCGACATGGAGTTCATGGGCAACTCCAGTGGCCCTGGCCATCCGGTAGTGCTCAACACCAACGTCTGGGTCAACGGCGATGGCAAGAAGGAGCACCAGTTCGACCTCTGGTTCGACCCCGCCGCCGACTACCACACCTACACCATCATCTGGAACCCGGAGAACATCCTCTTCAAGGTGGACAACCTCTTCATCCGGTCCTTCAAGCGCTTCGCCGGCATCCCCTACGCTGGCTCCAAGCCCATGAGGCTGCACGCCACGCTGTGGGACGGCAGCTACTGGGCGACCGAGAAGGGCAAGGTCCCCATCGACTGGTCCAACGCACCCTTCAACGTCTTGTACAAAAACTACTACGCCAACGCCTGCGCCAGCGGCGGCGCTTGCCATGCCGGCAGCGACGGGTGGATGAACAGGCAGCTCGACGGCTCCGAGTGGGGCACCGTCAAGTGGGCGGAGCAAAATTACATGCGCTACAACTACTGCGCAGATGGCTACAGGTTCCCACAGGGGTTCCCCGCCGAGTGCAGCCGCTACTGA